GGTATCCTGCTCCCGCATCCGCGGCCCGACCATCGCTGGCTGGCCGCGCTCGCGACCGGGTATGACGGCGCCCCCGGCCATCTCCAGGCGCAGGCGCTGTCGGCATCGGCGATGTGGGCTGCCAATGCCGCGACCGTTTCGCCCGCCGCGGACACGAGCGACGGCCGCTGCCACCTGACCGTCGCCAACCTGGCGACGATGCCGCATCGCAGCCACGAATGGCCCGCGACGCTGGCGCAGCTCGAGATCGCGTTCGCCGACCCGGCCTTCGCGGTCCACGCGCCCGTGCCCGCACCGTTCGGCGACGAGGGTGCCGCCAACCACATGCGGCTTTGCGACGGCCCAGACGCGCCGGGCGTCGAGGTCTTCGTCTACGGCGTGTCGGGCGGCCCCTTCCCCGCGCGCCAGCACCGCGAGGCGAGCGAGGCGGTCGCGCGCGGGCACGGCCTGGATCCGGCCCGCACGCTGTTCGTCGCGCAGTCCGAGGCGGCGATTGCCGCGGGCGCGTTCCACAACGACGTCGTCGCGGTCGCCAACGACCGCGTGCTGTTCGCGCACGAACAGGCATTCGCCGACAAGGATGACTTCTACGCCGACCTGGCCCGCGCGATGCCCGAGGTGGAGATCGTCGAGGTCCCCGCCGACCGCGTCAGCCTTGCCGACGCGATCTCCTCCTATCTCTTCAACGCGCAGCTCGTGACGACCCGCGACGGCCCGACGCTGATCCTCCCCGAGGAAGCCCGCGAGAACGCGGCGGTCTGGCGCTGGCTGCAGGATCATGTCGCCGGCAACGGCCCGATCCGCCGGCTGGAGGTCGTCGACGTCCGCGAATCGATGGCGAATGGCGGCGGCCCGGCGTGCCTGCGGCTTCGCGTCGTCTGCGATCCGGCGACCGTCGACCCGCGCTTCCTGGTCGACCACGCCAGGCTCGACCGGATCGCCGCGATCGTCACTGCGCACTGGCCCGAAGCGATCGCGCCGCAGGACATAAGCAACGCGACGCTGGTCGCCGACATCGAACGCGCGCGCACCGCGCTGCTGGAATCGCTCGATCTTGTCGGGTTAATTTACAGTTAACCATTCCAAACCGCACAGAACTCACGCGTTTCCGCCACTGGCACGCGCGTTGCTTTGCGACGGGCATGTGGCACCGCTTCACCCGCCTGTTCGTCATCAAGACCAAGTTCGAGGCCTTCCTCGTGATCTACGGCCTTGGCCTAGGCGCGACCGAGCGTGGCGTTCACTATCTCCAGCAATATCCGGGATACGGCGGCTGGCTGCTGTTCGCCTGCTGCCCGGTCGCGGTGTTCATGGCGGGCGGGATGATCCTCGACACGCTTGATCGACGCTATCCCGACTGACCGGCTTTTGCGCGCAACAGGATAAGTTGGTCGCTTACGCCCAAATGGTGCTTATCTGCGGTCGGACATGACCGCACTGACCCACCTCCAGCGGCTCGAAGCCGAGAGCATCCACATCCTGCGCGAAGTCGTCGCCGAGGCCGAGCGCCCGGTGATGCTCTATTCGGTCGGCAAGGATTCCGCCGTGATGCTGCATCTGGCAAAGAAGGCGTTCTTCCCCGCGCGCCCGCCCTTCCCGCTGCTCCACGTCGACACGACGTGGAAGTTCAAGGCGATGTACGACCTGCGCGACCGCGCCGCGGCGGAAGCCGGCATGGAACTGATCGTCCACACCAACCCGGAGGCGCGCGAACAGGGGATCAACCCGTTCGACCACGGCAGCCGCCACACCGACATGTGGAAGACCGAGGGGCTGAAGCAGGCGCTGACCGCGGGCGGTTACGACGCGGCGTTCGGTGGCGCACGCCGCGACGAGGAAAAGAGCCGCGCGAAGGAGCGCATCTTCTCGTTCCGCTCGGCCAGCCATGGCTGGGACCCCAAGGCGCAGCGCCCCGAGCTCTGGCGGCTCTACAATACCCGGATTGCGAAGAACGAGAGCATCCGCGTCTTCCCGCTGTCGAACTGGACCGAGCTCGACATCTGGCAGTACATCCTCGCCGAGGGGATCGAGATCGTCCCGCTCTATTTCGCCGCCCCGCGCCCGACGGTCGAACGCGACGGGATGCTGCTGATGGTCGACGACGATCGCTTCCGGCTGGAACCGGGCGAGGTGCCCGTCGACCGCTCGATCCGCTTCCGCACGCTCGGCTGTTATCCGCTGACCGGCGCCGTGGAGAGCGAGGCTGCGACGCTGTCCGAGGTCATCCAGGAGATGTTGCTGACCACCACCAGCGAACGCCAGGGCCGCGCGATCGACCATGACCAGGCCGCGAGCATGGAGAAGAAGAAGCGCGAGGGGTATTTCTGATGGAACCGGTATTCTTGCCCCCGACGTCGCTCCATCCACTCCGTCACCCTGAACTCGTTTCAGGGTCCATCTTGCCCCACGCGGGAACGCCCGTGGACGGATGGATGCTGAAACGAGTTCAGCATGACGGCGTATTTACAGAGATGGCGTCATGACCGCCTACACCCCAGACACCCTCATCGCGTCGGACATCGACGCGTACCTCGAGACGCACGCGCACAAGTCGATGCTGCGCTTCATCACTTGCGGGTCGGTGGACGACGGCAAGTCGACGCTGATCGGCCGGCTGCTCTACGATTCGAAGACGATCTTCGAGGACCAGCTCGCCGCGCTCGAAGCTGACAGCAAGCGCGTCGGCACGCAGGGGCAGAACATAGACTTCGCGCTGCTCGTCGACGGCCTCGCCGCCGAGCGCGAACAGGGCATCACGATCGACGTCGCCTATCGGTTCTTCTCGACCGACAAGCGCAAGTTCATCGTCGCCGACACGCCCGGGCACGAGCAATATACCCGCAACATGGTCACCGGCGCCTCGACCGCCGACCTCGCGGTGATCCTGATCGACGCCCGGAAAGGCGTGCTGACGCAGACCCGTCGCCACAGCTATCTGGCGCACCTCGTCGGTATCCGCGAGATCGTGCTCGCGGTGAACAAGATGGACCTGGTCGGCCACGACCAGGCCGTGTTCGACGCGATCGTCGAGGACTATCGCGCGTTCGCGACGTCGATCGGCATCGCGCGCTTCACCGCGATCCCGCTGTCGGGGCTGACCGGCGAGAACGTCGCCGAACCCGCCGCGACGATGCCCTGGTATGCCGGCCCGCCGCTGCTGTCGCATCTCGAGACCGTCGCGATCGATGCCGATGCGCGGCACGCGAAGGCGTTCCGGCTGCCGGTGCAATGGGTCAACCGGCCCGACCTCGATTTCCGCGGGTTCGCCGGCATGATCGCCAGCGGAATCGTCCGCCCCGGCGACGCTGTCCGGATCGTGCCCTCGGGCAAGACCACGACGGTCGCGCGGATCGTCGCGATGGACGGCGACCGGGCCGAAGCCGTCGCCGGCGAATCGGTCACGCTGGTGCTCGCCGACGAGGTCGATTGCTCGCGCGGCGACGTCATCGCCGCCGCGGACGCGCCCCCTCAGGCCGCCGACCAGTTCCTCGCGACGATCGTGTGGATGTCCGACACCGCGCTCGTCCCCGGCCGCGGCTACATGCTGAAACTCGGCACGCAGGTCGTCGGCGCCACCGTGCAGTCGCCGCGCCACGTCGTCGACGTCAACACGCAGGCCGAGCTGTCCGCCAAGACGCTGACGCTCAACGATATCGGCGTGGCGGAGGTCTATACCGACCGCGCGATCGTGTTCGAGCCATACGCCGACGGCGCCGATCTCGGCGGCTTCATCCTGATCGACCGCGCGACCAACGCGACGGTCGCGGCGGGCATGCTGCAATTCTCGCTCCGCCGCGCGCAGAACGTCCACTGGCAGTCGATCGACATCACGCGACAGGCCCACGCATTGCAGAAGGGCCAGCCGCCCAAGGTCCTGTGGTTCACCGGCCTGTCGGGCTCGGGCAAGTCGACGATCGCCAACCTGGTCGAGAAGAAGCTGTACGCGCTCGGCCGGCACAGCTTCCTGCTCGACGGCGACAATATCCGGCACGGGCTCAACAAGGACCTGGGCTTCACCGACACCGACCGCGTCGAGAATATCCGCCGCGTGGCCGAGGTCGCCAGGCTGATGGTCGATGCCGGCCTGATCGTACTCACCGCGTTCATCAGCCCGTTCCGCGCGGAACGGCAGATGGTCCGCGACCTGCTCCCGCCCGGCGAGTTCGTCGAGATCTTCGTCGATACGCCGCTGGAGGTGGCCGAGTCGCGCGACGTGAAGGGCCTCTACGCCAAGGCGCGGACCGGGGAGATCGCGAACTTCACCGGCATCTCGAGCCCCTATGAGGCGCCCGAGACCCCCGACATCCGCGTCGACACACGCCGCGAGAGCCCGGAGGCGGCGGCCGAACGGATCGTCGAGCACATCATGGGCGTGTGGAGCCACGACCTTTGACCGACAGCCCGCTTACCGACGCGCAGTTGGCGCGGTCGATCGCGCTCGAGGCCGGCGCGCTGCTGCAGGCGATTCGCGCGCGCGGCGATGCGTCGGGCAAGGCGCTGGGCGATATCGGCGACCGCGAGGCGAACGCGCTGATCGTCGCGCGGCTGCGCGCGGCGCGGCCCGACGACTTCATCCTGTCCGAGGAAGCGCTCGACGACCAGGCGCGCTGCGCCGCGAGCCGGGTGTGGATCGTCGACCCGCTCGACGGCACGCGCGAATATGCCGAGGGGATCGACGACTGGGCGGTGCATATCGGGCTGGCGATCGACGGGCGTCCCCGGATCGGTTCGGTCGCGGTGCCCGCGCGCTGCGCGGTGCATACCACCGACGACGTCCATCTGCCGCTGCCGGCCCCCGCCAACCCGCCGCGGATGGTCGTCAGCCGCTCGCGCGCACCCGAGATCGCCAGGACCGTCGCGCTGGCGATGGGCACGCCGATGATCGCGATGGGATCGGCGGGTGCCAAAGCGATGGCGGTGGTCGACGGCCGCGCCGAGATCTATCTGCACGACGGCGGGCAATATGAGTGGGATAATTGCGCCCCCGCCGCAGTCGCGCTCGCATCGGGTCTGCACGCGTCGCGAATCGACGGGTCGCCGCTCGTCTACAACTGC
This sequence is a window from Sphingomonas ginsenosidivorax. Protein-coding genes within it:
- a CDS encoding N-succinylarginine dihydrolase, yielding MTVEINFDGLIGPSHNYAGLSPGNLAATRNAGAVAHPRAAALQGIAKMRANLDLGLTQGILLPHPRPDHRWLAALATGYDGAPGHLQAQALSASAMWAANAATVSPAADTSDGRCHLTVANLATMPHRSHEWPATLAQLEIAFADPAFAVHAPVPAPFGDEGAANHMRLCDGPDAPGVEVFVYGVSGGPFPARQHREASEAVARGHGLDPARTLFVAQSEAAIAAGAFHNDVVAVANDRVLFAHEQAFADKDDFYADLARAMPEVEIVEVPADRVSLADAISSYLFNAQLVTTRDGPTLILPEEARENAAVWRWLQDHVAGNGPIRRLEVVDVRESMANGGGPACLRLRVVCDPATVDPRFLVDHARLDRIAAIVTAHWPEAIAPQDISNATLVADIERARTALLESLDLVGLIYS
- the cysD gene encoding sulfate adenylyltransferase subunit CysD, translated to MTALTHLQRLEAESIHILREVVAEAERPVMLYSVGKDSAVMLHLAKKAFFPARPPFPLLHVDTTWKFKAMYDLRDRAAAEAGMELIVHTNPEAREQGINPFDHGSRHTDMWKTEGLKQALTAGGYDAAFGGARRDEEKSRAKERIFSFRSASHGWDPKAQRPELWRLYNTRIAKNESIRVFPLSNWTELDIWQYILAEGIEIVPLYFAAPRPTVERDGMLLMVDDDRFRLEPGEVPVDRSIRFRTLGCYPLTGAVESEAATLSEVIQEMLLTTTSERQGRAIDHDQAASMEKKKREGYF
- the cysN gene encoding sulfate adenylyltransferase subunit CysN, translated to MTAYTPDTLIASDIDAYLETHAHKSMLRFITCGSVDDGKSTLIGRLLYDSKTIFEDQLAALEADSKRVGTQGQNIDFALLVDGLAAEREQGITIDVAYRFFSTDKRKFIVADTPGHEQYTRNMVTGASTADLAVILIDARKGVLTQTRRHSYLAHLVGIREIVLAVNKMDLVGHDQAVFDAIVEDYRAFATSIGIARFTAIPLSGLTGENVAEPAATMPWYAGPPLLSHLETVAIDADARHAKAFRLPVQWVNRPDLDFRGFAGMIASGIVRPGDAVRIVPSGKTTTVARIVAMDGDRAEAVAGESVTLVLADEVDCSRGDVIAAADAPPQAADQFLATIVWMSDTALVPGRGYMLKLGTQVVGATVQSPRHVVDVNTQAELSAKTLTLNDIGVAEVYTDRAIVFEPYADGADLGGFILIDRATNATVAAGMLQFSLRRAQNVHWQSIDITRQAHALQKGQPPKVLWFTGLSGSGKSTIANLVEKKLYALGRHSFLLDGDNIRHGLNKDLGFTDTDRVENIRRVAEVARLMVDAGLIVLTAFISPFRAERQMVRDLLPPGEFVEIFVDTPLEVAESRDVKGLYAKARTGEIANFTGISSPYEAPETPDIRVDTRRESPEAAAERIVEHIMGVWSHDL
- a CDS encoding 3'(2'),5'-bisphosphate nucleotidase CysQ, which codes for MTDSPLTDAQLARSIALEAGALLQAIRARGDASGKALGDIGDREANALIVARLRAARPDDFILSEEALDDQARCAASRVWIVDPLDGTREYAEGIDDWAVHIGLAIDGRPRIGSVAVPARCAVHTTDDVHLPLPAPANPPRMVVSRSRAPEIARTVALAMGTPMIAMGSAGAKAMAVVDGRAEIYLHDGGQYEWDNCAPAAVALASGLHASRIDGSPLVYNCADPLLPDLLICRPELAETVLAAIACAR